A single Vibrio sp. YMD68 DNA region contains:
- a CDS encoding chemotaxis protein CheX, with protein MRAEFVNPFLASLMNVLKTMASLELKPQKPRVKKDEIARGDVSGLIGMVGDKSRGSMSITFDEDLALEIMQNMLGERPNGLNEEVTDMVGEITNMVTGGAKRILAESGFDFDMATPVVVSGKGHTIRHKCEGSIIIMPFTSQWGNAFIEICFE; from the coding sequence ATGCGCGCTGAATTTGTAAACCCGTTTTTAGCATCATTAATGAATGTACTAAAAACGATGGCTTCACTAGAGTTGAAACCACAAAAACCTCGAGTTAAGAAAGACGAAATTGCCCGTGGTGATGTGTCTGGTTTAATCGGGATGGTCGGAGATAAAAGCCGAGGCTCTATGTCGATCACTTTTGATGAAGACTTAGCTCTTGAGATCATGCAAAACATGCTAGGCGAACGACCAAACGGCTTAAATGAAGAAGTCACCGATATGGTGGGTGAAATTACCAATATGGTAACCGGTGGTGCAAAACGAATCCTCGCTGAAAGTGGCTTTGATTTTGACATGGCAACCCCTGTCGTTGTTTCAGGAAAGGGCCATACCATTCGTCATAAGTGTGAAGGCTCTATCATCATTATGCCTTTCACCTCTCAATGGGGTAACGCATTTATTGAGATTTGCTTTGAATAG
- a CDS encoding secondary thiamine-phosphate synthase enzyme YjbQ, which translates to MWFQKNIQLSAKKKGFHLITDEIEQQIPELSAFSVGLMHVFIQHTSASLTINENADPTVRSDMEAHFNRYVPEKAPYYRHTYEGDDDMPAHIKSSILGQSLSIPIHNGKLAMGMWQGIYLGEHRHHAGKRQVVITIQGEQ; encoded by the coding sequence ATGTGGTTTCAGAAAAACATTCAACTTTCTGCAAAGAAAAAAGGGTTTCATCTTATTACTGATGAAATTGAACAACAAATCCCTGAGTTGAGCGCTTTTTCCGTTGGTTTGATGCATGTGTTTATTCAACATACATCCGCCAGCTTAACCATCAATGAAAACGCAGATCCAACCGTTCGTAGTGACATGGAAGCGCACTTTAATCGCTATGTCCCAGAAAAGGCCCCCTATTACCGCCATACCTATGAAGGCGATGATGATATGCCCGCACATATAAAATCATCGATTTTAGGTCAAAGCCTTTCTATCCCGATTCATAATGGGAAACTCGCAATGGGAATGTGGCAAGGTATTTATTTAGGTGAGCATCGTCACCATGCGGGAAAACGCCAAGTGGTTATTACGATTCAAGGTGAGCAGTAA
- the pgi gene encoding glucose-6-phosphate isomerase — MLKNINPIETQAWKALTEHFETAQDMDMKELFAQDAKRFESFSTRFGSDILVDYSKNLIDAETMQHLFALANETEVKSAIEAMFSGDAINKTEGRSVLHTALRNRSDKPVMVDGKDVMPAVNAVLAKMELFTHRIVSGEWKGYTGKEITDVVNIGIGGSDLGPYMVTEALTPYKTRLNMHFVSNVDGTHIVETLKPLNPETTLFLVASKTFTTQETMTNAHSARDWFLAEAGDSAHVAKHFAALSTNAASVAEFGIDTDNMFEFWDWVGGRYSLWSAIGLSISLSVGFDNFVELLDGAHEMDNHFASTEFENNIPVILALIGIWYNNFHGAESEAILPYDQYMHRFAAYFQQGNMESNGKFVDRDGNPVEYQTGPIIWGEPGTNGQHAFYQLIHQGTKLIPSDFIAPAISHNPASDHHQKLMSNFFAQTEALAFGKTKETVEAEFLAAGKTAEEVAELVPFKVFEGNRPTNSILVKQITPRSLGNLIAMYEHKIFVQGVIWNIFSFDQWGVELGKQLANQILPELADDAEVTSHDSSTNGLINAFKALKA, encoded by the coding sequence ATGTTGAAAAATATCAACCCAATAGAAACTCAAGCTTGGAAAGCGCTTACTGAGCATTTTGAAACCGCACAAGATATGGATATGAAAGAGCTGTTTGCTCAAGATGCAAAGCGTTTCGAGAGCTTTTCTACTCGCTTCGGTTCAGACATCTTAGTGGATTACTCTAAGAACCTAATCGACGCTGAGACTATGCAGCACCTATTTGCTCTTGCAAACGAGACTGAAGTTAAGTCTGCAATTGAAGCGATGTTTAGCGGTGATGCAATCAACAAGACTGAAGGTCGTTCAGTACTTCACACGGCTCTACGTAACCGTAGCGATAAGCCAGTCATGGTTGATGGCAAAGACGTCATGCCAGCCGTTAATGCAGTACTAGCAAAGATGGAACTGTTCACCCACCGTATCGTTTCTGGTGAGTGGAAAGGTTACACAGGTAAAGAGATCACTGATGTCGTCAACATCGGTATCGGCGGTTCGGACCTTGGTCCATACATGGTGACAGAAGCCCTAACGCCATACAAAACGCGCCTGAACATGCACTTCGTTTCTAACGTCGATGGCACTCACATTGTTGAGACACTTAAGCCGTTGAACCCAGAAACTACGCTGTTCCTAGTGGCCTCTAAAACATTCACCACTCAAGAAACAATGACGAACGCACACTCTGCTCGTGATTGGTTCTTAGCTGAAGCAGGCGACTCTGCACACGTTGCTAAGCACTTCGCAGCACTATCAACAAACGCAGCTTCAGTGGCTGAATTTGGTATTGATACTGACAACATGTTCGAATTCTGGGATTGGGTTGGTGGTCGTTATTCACTATGGTCTGCGATCGGTCTTTCTATCTCACTGTCTGTTGGCTTCGATAACTTCGTGGAGCTGTTAGATGGCGCTCATGAGATGGATAACCATTTTGCTTCAACTGAGTTTGAAAACAACATTCCAGTAATCCTTGCGCTTATCGGTATTTGGTACAACAACTTCCACGGCGCTGAGTCAGAAGCTATCCTACCTTACGATCAATACATGCACCGTTTTGCTGCTTATTTCCAGCAAGGTAACATGGAATCGAACGGTAAGTTTGTTGACCGTGACGGCAACCCAGTAGAATACCAAACAGGTCCTATCATCTGGGGTGAGCCGGGTACAAACGGCCAGCACGCTTTCTACCAACTGATTCACCAAGGCACTAAGCTGATCCCATCAGACTTTATTGCTCCTGCTATCAGCCACAACCCGGCCTCTGATCACCACCAGAAGCTGATGTCTAACTTCTTTGCTCAAACTGAAGCACTTGCTTTCGGTAAGACAAAAGAGACAGTAGAAGCTGAATTCCTAGCGGCGGGCAAAACTGCAGAAGAAGTGGCTGAACTCGTACCTTTCAAAGTGTTTGAAGGTAACCGTCCAACGAACTCAATTCTTGTTAAGCAAATCACGCCTCGCTCTTTAGGTAACCTAATCGCGATGTACGAGCACAAGATCTTTGTTCAAGGCGTTATCTGGAACATCTTCAGCTTCGACCAATGGGGTGTAGAACTTGGTAAGCAACTAGCAAACCAAATTCTTCCAGAGCTCGCTGACGATGCTGAAGTAACCTCTCACGACAGCTCAACGAACGGTCTAATCAACGCATTTAAAGCGTTGAAAGCTTAA
- the alr gene encoding alanine racemase, giving the protein MSYMKAATASVDLAALEHNLARIKTKAPSSKVMAVVKANGYGHGLCHIAKSAHAADAFGVARIEEALQLRAAGIVTPILLLEGFYSSGDLPILVANNIQTAVHCEEQLQALEQANLDSPVVVWLKVDSGMHRLGVRPEQYHSFVSRLKACANVAKPLRYMSHFGCADELDNPVSQQQIELFLSLTSGCEGERSLAASAGLLAWKDSLLEWVRPGIIMYGVSPFEDKSAAELGFKPVMSLTSPLIAVRDVKAGESVGYGAAWTSYRDTKVGVIAIGYGDGYPRMAPNGTPVLVGGRKVPTVGRVSMDMLTVDLGPDALDSVGDEAILWGDGLSAEEVASHIGTIAYELVTKLTSRVAMEYKK; this is encoded by the coding sequence ATGAGTTACATGAAAGCCGCGACCGCGAGTGTGGATTTAGCGGCGCTAGAGCATAACCTTGCACGGATTAAAACCAAAGCGCCATCGAGTAAAGTGATGGCTGTGGTTAAGGCAAATGGTTATGGTCATGGCTTATGTCATATCGCCAAGTCAGCTCATGCGGCTGACGCATTTGGTGTCGCTCGAATTGAAGAGGCGTTGCAGTTAAGAGCGGCCGGTATTGTTACTCCTATCTTGCTTCTAGAAGGTTTTTACTCTTCTGGCGATCTACCTATTTTGGTGGCGAATAACATCCAGACAGCGGTGCACTGCGAAGAGCAATTACAGGCGCTCGAACAGGCAAATTTAGACTCTCCCGTTGTTGTTTGGTTAAAAGTCGATAGTGGAATGCACCGTCTTGGTGTTCGGCCTGAGCAGTACCACTCTTTCGTTTCTCGTTTAAAAGCATGCGCTAACGTGGCGAAACCTCTACGCTACATGAGCCATTTTGGTTGTGCCGATGAACTGGACAACCCGGTTAGCCAACAACAAATCGAGCTGTTTTTATCGTTAACCAGTGGCTGTGAAGGCGAGCGTTCTCTTGCTGCTTCAGCCGGTTTACTTGCCTGGAAAGACAGCTTACTAGAATGGGTGAGACCGGGCATCATCATGTATGGAGTGTCTCCATTCGAAGATAAGTCAGCCGCTGAACTGGGCTTTAAACCCGTAATGAGCTTAACCTCACCATTAATTGCTGTACGTGATGTGAAAGCCGGTGAAAGTGTGGGATATGGCGCGGCGTGGACCAGTTATAGAGATACCAAAGTTGGGGTGATTGCTATCGGTTATGGCGATGGCTACCCAAGAATGGCGCCCAATGGAACGCCTGTGCTAGTAGGTGGCCGTAAAGTTCCTACCGTTGGCCGTGTTTCTATGGATATGCTGACCGTTGATCTTGGGCCTGATGCTTTGGATTCAGTCGGTGATGAAGCGATTCTGTGGGGCGATGGTTTGTCTGCGGAAGAAGTGGCGAGCCACATTGGAACGATAGCGTATGAGCTTGTGACAAAGTTGACCTCTCGTGTTGCGATGGAATACAAAAAGTAG
- a CDS encoding BamA/TamA family outer membrane protein, producing the protein MSRLLPHVLAMILLSVVASVSAKEKDSAFVPFIFSTETLGFSVGAAGVAKGVWQPQAALFGMGLYSDKGSYVGFLSAHNYALSDNLLFSTQLYQAKLNQAPYYLGEQGNNESSILNKTIVDGFEENYELEFKFLLPWGAIKDQGYMGMFKPQREVSFASPLESGVTSLSVVPFYTSRKLTNTIEENEAAKGVRFTFDWDNRDNARNPTKGSHTEVSFTMGSDNWVDEDSWNQVELQNSQYFSLGPLGDIFDQQVLAFDFYTADTPSWNDCDGPQNCARPPEHENISLGGLYRLRSYTGGRYHGRSAIHYSAEYRILPEWQPLGSLPVINYYDLPWWQWVVFVDAGRVADEYDLKTLHTDMKWSAGGAIRFQVEGIVVRAEVAKGSEESLFRVMINQPF; encoded by the coding sequence ATGTCTCGATTGCTGCCCCATGTTTTGGCGATGATTTTACTCTCGGTTGTCGCTAGCGTTTCCGCCAAAGAAAAAGATTCTGCCTTCGTCCCTTTTATATTTAGTACTGAAACGTTAGGTTTTAGTGTCGGTGCCGCAGGTGTAGCCAAAGGTGTTTGGCAGCCTCAGGCGGCCTTATTTGGTATGGGTTTATATTCCGACAAAGGCAGCTATGTGGGTTTCCTCTCTGCTCATAACTACGCTTTAAGCGATAACTTGCTGTTTAGCACCCAGCTTTACCAAGCTAAACTTAACCAGGCTCCTTACTATTTAGGAGAGCAGGGCAACAACGAATCGTCCATCTTAAATAAAACGATTGTTGACGGCTTTGAAGAAAATTATGAACTTGAATTTAAATTCCTTCTTCCCTGGGGGGCGATAAAAGATCAAGGTTACATGGGTATGTTCAAGCCTCAGCGTGAGGTGTCATTTGCCAGCCCTTTAGAATCTGGTGTTACTTCTCTTTCTGTTGTTCCTTTTTATACCTCTCGAAAGCTAACGAATACGATTGAAGAAAATGAAGCTGCAAAAGGCGTCCGTTTTACTTTCGATTGGGATAATCGAGATAACGCGAGAAACCCCACAAAAGGCTCCCATACCGAAGTCTCTTTTACCATGGGCTCAGACAATTGGGTAGATGAAGACAGTTGGAACCAGGTGGAGTTGCAGAACAGCCAATATTTTTCACTAGGACCGCTTGGTGACATTTTTGATCAACAAGTATTGGCGTTTGATTTTTACACTGCCGATACACCAAGTTGGAATGATTGTGATGGTCCACAGAATTGTGCTCGACCTCCAGAGCATGAGAACATCAGTTTAGGTGGGTTGTATCGCTTACGAAGCTATACAGGTGGTCGTTATCATGGTCGCTCTGCCATCCACTATTCAGCAGAGTATCGCATATTGCCTGAGTGGCAACCATTAGGGTCACTACCTGTTATTAACTATTATGATTTACCTTGGTGGCAATGGGTTGTCTTTGTTGATGCCGGTCGAGTCGCTGATGAGTATGATTTAAAAACACTCCATACTGATATGAAATGGAGTGCTGGTGGTGCAATACGATTCCAAGTAGAAGGTATTGTGGTTCGCGCTGAAGTCGCTAAAGGGTCTGAAGAGAGCCTGTTTAGAGTGATGATTAATCAACCGTTTTAG
- a CDS encoding replicative DNA helicase, with the protein MADQKTDYRKKINADRQVDAIKVPPHSLEAEQSVIGGLLLDNERWDSVAEKVLANDFYSRPHRLIFEAAKSILDDSKPLDLITLSEFLELREQLEDVGGFAYLADLAKNTPSAANVNAYADIVAERALVRNLIGVANEIADAGYDPQGRSSEDLLDLAESKVFAIAEERTTENEGPQSVDNILEKTLERIEILYKSPQDGVTGVSTGFNDLNKKTAGLQGSDLIIVAARPSMGKTTFAMNLCENAAMDQDKPVLIFSLEMPAEQLMMRMLASMSRVDQTKIRTGQLDDEDWARISSTMGILMQKKNMYIDDSSGLTPTELRSRARRIARDSGGLSMIMVDYLQLMRVPGMQDNRTLEISEISRSLKALAKELNVPVVALSQLNRSLEQRADKRPINSDLRESGAIEQDADLIMFIYRDEVYNPDSSLKGIAEIILGKQRNGPIGSVRLTFQGQYSRFDNYAGPAFDDE; encoded by the coding sequence ATGGCAGACCAGAAAACGGATTACAGAAAAAAAATCAACGCAGACAGACAGGTTGATGCAATCAAGGTGCCTCCTCATTCATTAGAAGCAGAGCAATCGGTTATTGGTGGCTTGCTTTTGGATAATGAACGTTGGGATTCTGTGGCCGAAAAGGTTCTCGCCAATGACTTTTATAGCCGACCGCATCGATTAATTTTTGAGGCGGCAAAATCAATTTTAGACGACAGTAAACCTCTCGATCTCATCACTTTGTCCGAGTTTTTGGAGCTCAGAGAACAGCTTGAAGATGTTGGCGGGTTTGCCTATTTAGCGGATCTCGCTAAGAACACGCCAAGCGCTGCCAATGTTAATGCATACGCCGATATTGTCGCAGAGCGTGCGTTGGTTCGTAATTTGATTGGTGTTGCTAATGAGATTGCTGATGCGGGTTATGATCCACAAGGCCGTAGCTCTGAAGATTTACTCGATTTAGCGGAGAGTAAAGTCTTTGCGATAGCCGAAGAGCGAACCACAGAAAATGAAGGCCCTCAAAGTGTCGATAATATTCTAGAGAAGACCCTTGAACGCATTGAAATACTGTACAAATCACCTCAAGACGGCGTAACCGGTGTGAGTACTGGCTTTAATGATTTGAATAAAAAAACCGCAGGTTTGCAAGGTTCTGATTTGATCATTGTGGCTGCCCGTCCTTCTATGGGTAAAACAACGTTTGCCATGAACCTCTGTGAAAATGCGGCTATGGATCAAGATAAGCCAGTGTTGATTTTCTCACTAGAGATGCCGGCAGAACAATTGATGATGCGTATGCTCGCTTCGATGTCTCGTGTCGATCAAACCAAAATTCGTACGGGTCAATTAGACGATGAAGATTGGGCTAGAATCTCCTCTACCATGGGGATTCTGATGCAGAAAAAAAACATGTACATTGATGACAGTTCAGGTCTTACCCCAACAGAACTGCGTTCACGTGCTCGTCGTATCGCACGAGATTCCGGTGGGCTGAGTATGATCATGGTCGATTACCTGCAATTAATGCGAGTACCGGGCATGCAAGATAACCGTACTCTCGAAATCTCGGAGATTTCTCGCTCATTAAAAGCGTTGGCCAAAGAGTTAAATGTCCCTGTTGTTGCTTTGTCGCAATTGAACCGCTCTCTAGAGCAACGTGCCGACAAGCGCCCAATCAACTCAGATTTACGTGAGTCAGGCGCGATTGAGCAAGACGCCGATTTAATAATGTTTATCTATCGTGATGAAGTGTATAACCCAGATAGCTCACTGAAAGGCATTGCTGAAATCATCCTTGGTAAACAGCGTAACGGTCCAATCGGTTCGGTACGTCTGACATTCCAAGGCCAGTATTCGCGCTTTGACAATTATGCAGGCCCCGCTTTTGACGACGAGTAA
- the zur gene encoding zinc uptake transcriptional repressor Zur translates to MVMSLDQKLLEQVESICMTRGVRLTPQRKSVFKLICSSKKASSAYELLEELKKTEPRAKPPTVYRALDFLMEQGFIHRVESTNSFISCCSCNANKHYSHLLICDSCNNVIELQDDNLISLLAKNAEKHNFKISNHVIESHGICQTCSSNVDIKI, encoded by the coding sequence ATGGTGATGAGTTTGGACCAAAAGTTATTAGAGCAAGTTGAAAGCATTTGTATGACACGCGGTGTCAGGCTGACTCCTCAAAGGAAAAGCGTTTTTAAGCTCATTTGTTCAAGTAAAAAGGCTTCCAGTGCCTATGAATTACTTGAAGAGTTAAAAAAAACCGAGCCGAGAGCCAAGCCACCAACGGTTTATCGAGCCCTTGATTTCTTAATGGAGCAAGGTTTTATTCACCGAGTGGAATCAACAAATAGTTTTATATCCTGTTGCTCATGTAATGCCAATAAGCATTACTCTCATTTATTGATTTGTGACAGTTGCAATAACGTTATCGAACTACAAGATGATAACCTTATAAGCTTGTTAGCAAAGAACGCAGAGAAGCATAACTTTAAGATTTCTAATCATGTTATTGAATCTCATGGCATTTGCCAAACATGCTCCTCAAATGTAGATATTAAAATATAG